One window of Methanomassiliicoccales archaeon genomic DNA carries:
- a CDS encoding metal-dependent hydrolase has protein sequence MKVKYLGHAAFLLTGKEGSVLVDPFLDGNPNAALKPEEVSPDLVLVTHAHHDHLGDAIPISKASGAPILSTPEIAHFCIEKGADAIAAHMGGVVDRGFCAVKIFPAWHSSSFEGRIIGVPCSFVITMDDRAIYHAGDTALFGDMSLIGEEFSLDLALLPIGGWYTMGQEDALRALRLLDAKAVVPMHYDTFDQIRADPVVFCEKVAEMGRKCYPLAPGDSLEL, from the coding sequence ATGAAGGTGAAATATCTCGGACACGCGGCCTTCCTTCTCACCGGGAAGGAGGGATCGGTGCTTGTCGACCCATTCTTGGATGGGAACCCCAATGCTGCCTTGAAGCCAGAGGAGGTGAGCCCTGATCTTGTCCTTGTAACTCACGCTCATCATGATCACCTCGGCGATGCCATTCCAATCTCGAAGGCGAGCGGGGCGCCTATCCTCTCCACGCCTGAAATCGCTCACTTCTGTATCGAGAAGGGAGCTGATGCTATCGCCGCCCATATGGGAGGTGTTGTCGACAGGGGGTTCTGCGCCGTCAAGATCTTTCCAGCATGGCACTCGTCCTCGTTTGAGGGAAGAATCATTGGAGTTCCATGTTCCTTCGTAATTACCATGGATGACCGAGCCATTTACCATGCTGGTGACACTGCCCTCTTTGGGGATATGTCCCTAATAGGTGAGGAGTTCTCCCTGGATCTTGCGCTCCTTCCCATTGGTGGTTGGTATACCATGGGTCAGGAGGATGCCCTGAGAGCTTTGCGTCTACTCGATGCCAAGGCGGTGGTACCGATGCACTACGATACCTTCGACCAGATCCGAGCAGACCCCGTTGTTTTCTGCGAGAAGGTGGCCGAGATGGGGAGGAAGTGCTACCCCCTTGCCCCAGGTGACTCGTTGGAACTCTAA
- a CDS encoding CPBP family intramembrane metalloprotease → MVQDSGGVSSGTQIEGAHTTQLAEGMPFLALSVLVPTVLIGIAEAFFFMKDLEIPLAIHGLNLMYCILAPFLLNIPPGIFQAFSLVSLLRMMNISMPVFFDMTIYWLPFIYAPVIVVGFMIAMYGFSDGGLSLRGLIELARGRIRDANAKTIVLYITVGIGLGALLGFIEYQVLGPERLIPDITFGSLLLLGIVMFAFVGLGEELVFRYLLQDRFKRVMGTASAILLASLIFTLMHSGYSQLFYLVYVFFIGLIFGISYERTRSLLFVTILHGAINFFLFSVFPY, encoded by the coding sequence GTGGTCCAGGATAGTGGAGGAGTGAGTTCAGGGACACAGATTGAAGGTGCGCACACCACCCAACTTGCCGAGGGAATGCCATTCCTGGCACTATCCGTGCTGGTCCCCACCGTTCTGATAGGCATCGCCGAGGCTTTCTTCTTCATGAAGGATCTCGAGATCCCGTTGGCTATCCACGGTCTCAACCTCATGTATTGCATCCTGGCCCCATTCCTTCTCAACATCCCCCCTGGAATCTTCCAGGCCTTCTCACTCGTTTCCTTGCTTAGGATGATGAACATAAGCATGCCAGTCTTCTTTGACATGACCATCTACTGGCTTCCGTTCATTTATGCTCCGGTAATAGTCGTGGGTTTCATGATCGCCATGTACGGCTTCTCGGATGGTGGTCTATCTCTAAGAGGGTTAATCGAACTCGCCCGTGGAAGGATCAGAGACGCTAACGCAAAGACAATCGTTCTCTACATCACTGTTGGGATTGGTCTGGGCGCCCTTCTTGGATTCATAGAATATCAGGTATTGGGTCCAGAGAGGCTCATTCCCGACATTACTTTCGGCTCGTTGCTACTCTTAGGGATCGTGATGTTCGCATTCGTGGGCCTGGGAGAGGAATTGGTCTTCAGGTACCTGCTTCAGGACCGTTTCAAGAGGGTGATGGGAACAGCATCGGCGATACTACTGGCCTCATTGATTTTCACTCTAATGCACTCGGGATACTCCCAGTTATTCTATCTCGTATACGTTTTCTTCATAGGCCTGATCTTTGGTATCTCGTACGAAAGGACCAGGAGCCTTCTGTTCGTGACCATCCTCCACGGTGCAATCAACTTCTTCCTGTTCTCGGTATTTCCCTACTGA
- a CDS encoding DUF1616 domain-containing protein: MRFDFRRSWDLTGIIALSLILIAVIMAIPDSVVRVIIGLPFILFFPGYALIAFLFPREADLGIIERVALSFGLSIAITPLIGLGLNYTPFGIRLEPILACITAFNLIFAFLAEYRRWKVDGPYHPIQPERMKGFVNSAFKEGTRLDRALTVILVISIACSLIALAYVIAVPKEGEKFTEFYILGPGGKASDYPTNLTTGEEASLIMGIANHEYRTVYYGVELWLVNASFVDNQTQVHQMYFFDSLNVTLESIPPNIEGNWTPQWEMNYSFSVDIEGQYKMWFLLYEDSHEFEGVKYQDYAGTSMEEKIIQAVEGDILSLNLNMRITAP; this comes from the coding sequence ATGAGGTTCGATTTTCGCAGATCCTGGGATCTGACTGGGATCATTGCGCTCTCACTCATTTTAATCGCCGTGATCATGGCAATTCCCGATAGTGTGGTCAGAGTGATAATCGGTCTGCCCTTCATTCTGTTCTTCCCGGGATACGCATTGATCGCTTTCCTGTTCCCCAGGGAAGCAGACCTCGGCATCATCGAGAGAGTAGCGCTCTCATTCGGCCTCAGCATTGCCATCACACCGTTGATAGGTTTGGGTTTGAACTACACTCCATTCGGCATAAGACTGGAGCCCATTCTTGCGTGCATCACCGCCTTCAACCTGATCTTCGCGTTCCTGGCGGAATACAGGAGGTGGAAGGTCGATGGACCCTACCACCCCATTCAGCCAGAGAGGATGAAGGGGTTTGTGAATTCTGCCTTCAAGGAGGGGACGCGGTTGGACCGTGCATTGACGGTGATATTGGTGATATCCATCGCCTGCTCCCTGATAGCCCTTGCCTATGTGATTGCCGTCCCCAAGGAGGGGGAGAAGTTCACTGAGTTCTACATCCTTGGTCCTGGAGGTAAGGCATCGGACTATCCCACCAACCTCACCACGGGAGAGGAGGCCTCCCTCATCATGGGAATAGCCAATCACGAGTATCGGACCGTGTATTACGGAGTTGAGCTATGGTTGGTGAACGCTTCCTTTGTCGATAATCAAACGCAGGTTCACCAGATGTACTTCTTCGATTCACTCAATGTCACATTAGAATCGATACCGCCTAACATCGAGGGCAACTGGACACCTCAATGGGAGATGAACTATAGCTTTTCAGTGGACATAGAGGGGCAGTACAAGATGTGGTTTCTTCTTTACGAGGATTCTCACGAATTCGAAGGCGTGAAGTACCAGGATTATGCCGGAACCAGCATGGAAGAGAAGATAATCCAGGCTGTTGAAGGCGATATCCTGAGTCTCAACCTCAACATGCGCATCACCGCTCCTTGA
- a CDS encoding UDP-glucose/GDP-mannose dehydrogenase family protein has translation MRISIIGTGYVGLVTGVCLAELGHQVTCFDIVREKIDSINRGKSPIFEDGIDELIEKHLSSGGFKASEDISEILESDVTFLCVGTPSREDGSLDLTYLETSARDVGEILREKDGYHLVVVKSTVMPTTTERIILPILEMHSGKKAGTDFGVAMNPEFLKEGVAIHDFLDPDRVVIGAIDERSSKTLLSVYDSLGCPILEVSLSTAEMIKVASNAFLATKISFINEIGNICKDMGIDVREVAVGMGHDKRISPLFLRAGCGFGGSCFPKDVRGLIAEARRRGFEPLMLEALLEVNNRQPERLVNLLKSRMEINGKRIAVLGLAFKPGTDDIRESRAIRLVESLLEKGAKVLCHDPQAAVNFSKVFSTITYYSSLEECVDDSDAVIIMTEWSEYSNPALYGDKLVIDGRGVVRTGNYEGICW, from the coding sequence CTGAGGATATCGATCATTGGAACAGGCTATGTCGGTCTGGTGACAGGGGTCTGCCTTGCCGAATTGGGACACCAGGTTACCTGCTTCGACATAGTGAGGGAGAAGATCGACTCCATCAACCGTGGAAAGAGTCCCATTTTCGAGGATGGTATAGATGAACTTATTGAAAAACATCTTTCCAGCGGCGGGTTCAAAGCCTCAGAGGACATATCAGAGATCCTAGAATCCGATGTCACATTCCTATGTGTTGGAACTCCTTCGCGGGAAGATGGGTCGCTTGACCTGACTTACCTGGAGACTTCGGCAAGAGATGTCGGCGAAATACTTCGTGAGAAAGATGGGTACCATCTGGTGGTCGTGAAGAGCACCGTCATGCCAACTACAACAGAGAGAATCATCTTGCCCATCCTTGAGATGCATTCTGGAAAGAAAGCAGGTACAGACTTCGGAGTAGCGATGAACCCCGAATTCCTGAAAGAAGGAGTTGCTATCCATGATTTCCTGGACCCAGATCGGGTGGTGATAGGGGCTATCGACGAGAGATCATCGAAAACGCTCCTTTCCGTATACGATAGTCTGGGATGTCCTATCCTAGAAGTGTCCCTTTCCACGGCGGAAATGATCAAGGTCGCCTCCAATGCCTTCCTGGCCACCAAGATATCATTCATCAACGAGATCGGCAACATCTGCAAGGATATGGGAATCGACGTCAGAGAGGTAGCCGTGGGCATGGGGCATGACAAGAGGATTAGCCCATTGTTTCTTCGGGCAGGCTGCGGTTTCGGGGGTTCCTGCTTCCCGAAGGATGTTAGAGGTTTAATCGCGGAGGCTAGAAGGCGAGGCTTTGAGCCCTTGATGCTTGAAGCCCTGCTTGAAGTGAACAACCGACAACCTGAAAGGTTGGTGAATCTGCTGAAAAGCAGGATGGAGATAAACGGAAAGAGAATCGCAGTGTTAGGGCTTGCATTCAAACCCGGCACTGACGACATTAGGGAATCTCGGGCCATTCGCTTAGTGGAGAGTCTACTGGAAAAGGGTGCCAAGGTACTCTGCCATGATCCTCAGGCAGCGGTAAACTTTAGCAAGGTTTTTTCAACAATAACCTACTACTCCTCATTGGAGGAGTGCGTCGATGACAGTGATGCTGTCATCATAATGACGGAATGGTCCGAATACTCGAATCCTGCCTTGTATGGGGATAAGTTGGTAATCGATGGGAGAGGGGTTGTGAGGACAGGTAATTACGAGGGTATTTGTTGGTGA